In Polypterus senegalus isolate Bchr_013 unplaced genomic scaffold, ASM1683550v1 scaffold_1618, whole genome shotgun sequence, a single genomic region encodes these proteins:
- the LOC120519691 gene encoding E3 SUMO-protein ligase ZBED1-like gives MKQNVLSTEAVYESQTGPVVGKEILSVVEQFHLGGKMIAATVDNACNVDVALKKLDFLKVGCFAHTFNLAAQKVYDIPAVSSWCAKIRSVVVWLKRSSLSKTVLREKQRILSSWNSLFLMVERFMEQFDAIQAAALDLRLRKPMEKDKLERFTHTDLMKAEEFIKCMQVLYTSTMCVSSDKSPTCSQIIPILAKLEAHFRRCDEDSVFTSSIKEKVWGSLQKRYQDENLQKFLKEATMMDPRFKGRLGGEAATDIWDRLEKAAVANATAAVAQPPTEDPKAHSEVDDADMDKPEQYLSKVQKSPLEKLFEDEDRELQQAASQAGRVPSITEQVQKELQIYKRLPGITSGQDHVAWWWSKRDTLPNLSALSEKYLCVPA, from the exons ATGAAGCAGAATGTGCTTAGCACTGAAGCAGTTTATGAGTCACAAACAGGTCCAGTTGTCGGTAAAGAAATATTAAGTGTTGTGGAGCAATTTCACTTGGGAGGGAAAATGATTGCTGCCACTGTAGACAATGCCTGCAACGTGGATGTTGCTTTGAAAAAATTGGACTTTTTAAAAGTGGGATGCTTTGCTCATACCTTCAACCTGGCCGCACAAAAGGTGTATGACATTCCTGCAGTTTCCAGCTGGTGTGCCAAAATCCGTTCAGTTGTGGTGTGGCTCAAACGTTCATCCTTGAGCAAAACTGTGCTCAGAGAAAAGCAACGAATCCTGA GCAGCTGGAATTCTCTCTTCCTGATGGTGGAGAGATTTATGGAGCAGTTTGATGCAATCCAGGCAGCTGCTCTGGATCTACGGCTGAGGAAGCCTATGGAGAAGGACAA GCTAGAAAGGTTCACGCACACCGATTTAATGAAGGCAGAGGAGTTTATTAAGTGCATGCAAGTCCTGTACACGTCAACCATGTGTGTGTCAAGTGACAAGTCACCCACATGCAGCCAAATCATCCCCATCCTGGCCAAGCTGGAGGCACATTTCAGACGATGTGATGAAGACAGTGTTTTCACCTCTTCAATAAAAGAGAAAGTCTGGGGTAGTCTGCAGAAAAGATATCAG GATGAAAACCTTCAGAAATTTCTGAAGGAGGCCACGATGATGGACCCACGTTTTAAAGGCAGGCTAGGTGGTGAGGCAGCTACTGACATCTGGGACAGGTTGGAGAAGGCAGCAGTTGCAAATGCCACAGCAGCAGTTGCACAg CCTCCCACTGAGGACCCCAAAGCACACAGCGAGGTGGATGATGCTGACATGGACAAGCCAGAACAATAt ctAAGTAAGGTCCAGAAGTCACCCTTAGAAAAGCTGTTTGAGGATGAAGACAGAGAGCTTCAACAGGCTGCTTCTCAAGCAGGTAGAGtcccctcaatcacagagcaggtACAGAAGGAGCTTCAAATATACAAAAGACTGCCAGGAATTACCTCTGGACAAGACCATGTGGCCTGGTGGTGGAGTAAGAGGGATACACTCCCCAATTTATCTGCCCTATCAGAAAAATACTTGTGTGTCCCAGCGTAA